One Setaria viridis chromosome 7, Setaria_viridis_v4.0, whole genome shotgun sequence genomic region harbors:
- the LOC117864280 gene encoding B-box zinc finger protein 24, with protein sequence MRIQCDACEGAAATVVCCADEAALCARCDVEIHAANKLASKHQRLPLDGEGAAGDLPRCDVCQEKPAFIFCVEDRALFCRDCDEPIHVPGTLSGNHQRYLATGIRVGFSSVCGAGAGAGAEGLPPPKGSSNSKPAATAGAAKTPPVVKDAQPQEVPSSPFLPPSGWAVEDLLQLSDYESSDKDSPLGFKELEWFADIDLFHGHAPAKTTTAEVPELFASPQPATNAGFYKATGARQSKKPRVQLPDDEDDFFIVPDLG encoded by the exons ATGAGGATCCAGTGCGACGCGTGCGAGGGCGCGGCGGCCACGGTGGTGTGCTGCGCGGACGAGGCGGCGCTGTGCGCGCGCTGCGACGTCGAGATCCACGCCGCCAACAAGCTGGCCAGCAAGCACCAGCGGCTCCCTCTCGACGGCGAAGGCGCCGCGGGGGACCTCCCGCGCTGCGACGTCTGCCAGGAGAAGCCGGCCTTCATCTTCTGCGTCGAGGACAGGGCGCTCTTCTGCCGCGACTGCGACGAGCCCATCCACGTCCCGGGGACGCTCTCGGGGAACCACCAGCGCTACCTCGCCACCGGCATCCGCGTCGGCTTCAGCTCCgtctgcggcgccggcgcaggagcCGGAGCGGAAGGCCTCCCTCCGCCCAAGggcagctccaactccaagccCGCGGCCACCGCGGGGGCGGCCAAGACACCACCGGTCGTCAAGGACGCGCAGCCGCAGGAGGTGCCGTCGTCACCGTTCCTGCCGCCGTCCGGATGGGCCGTCGAGGACCTCCTGCAGCTCTCCGACTACGAATCCAGCGACAAG GACTCGCCTCTTGGGTTCAAGGAGCTGGAGTGGTTCGCGGACATCGACCTGTTCCACGGCCACGCGCCGGCCAAGACCACGACGGCGGAGGTCCCCGAGCTCTTCGCCTCGCCGCAGCCAGCTACCAACGCGGGGTTCTACAAGGCGACCGGTGCGCGTCAGAGCAAGAAGCCGCGGGTGCAGCTgcccgacgacgaggacgacttCTTCATCGTTCCTGATCTCGGCTGA
- the LOC117863043 gene encoding probable calcium-binding protein CML17, with product MAHGKALLVPHHQPASQLMHCRAHTVSAMPPSSPLVKLPLLPRGLLSYLPASILPSSGRESTITPTTSSPSTPPQPAPPSPKKMSSSPGQQQQAGSGGGKADSADLARVFELFDKNGDGRITREELEESLGKLGMSVPGDELASMIARIDANGDGCVDVEEFGELYRAIMAGDGGRAGGEGAGAGEEGAGGEDADEDMREAFRVFDANGDGYITVDELGAVLSSLGLKQGRTAEECRRMIGRVDRDGDGRVDFHEFRQMMRAGGLATLG from the coding sequence atggcccatgggaaaGCTTTGCTTGTACCACAccaccagccagccagccagctaATGCACTGCCGAGCCCACACGGTGTCCGCCATGCCACCGTCCTCCCCTCTCGTCAAGCTCCCCCTCCTGCCGCGCGGCCTCCTTTCCTACCTCCCCGCCTCCATCCTTCCGAGTAGTGGCCGCGAGAGCACCATCACGCCCACCACCAGCTCaccctcgacgccgccgcagcccgcgccgccgtctcccaaGAAGATGTCGTCCTCGCCgggacagcagcagcaggcggggagcgggggcggcAAGGCCGACTCGGCGGACCTGGCGCGCGTGTTCGAGCTGTTCGACAAGAACGGCGACGGGCGCATCACgcgggaggagctggaggagtcGCTGGGCAAGCTGGGGATGTCCGTGCCGGGCGACGAGCTCGCGTCCATGATCGCGCGCATCGACGCCAACGGCGACGGGTGCGTGGACGTGGAGGAGTTCGGCGAGCTCTACCGCGCCATCATGGCCGGCGACGGTGGCAGGGCCGGCGGtgagggcgccggcgccggggaggagggagccggcggcgaggatgcgGACGAGGACATGCGGGAGGCGTTCCGCGTGTTCGACGCCAACGGCGACGGGTACATCACGGTGGACGAGCTCGGCGCGGTGCTGTCGTCGCTGGGGCTGAAGCAGGGCCGCACCGCGGAGGAGTGCCGGCGCATGATCGGCCGCGTcgaccgcgacggcgacggcagggTCGACTTCCACGAGTTCCGCCAGATGATGCGCGCCGGCGGGCTCGCCACGCTCGGGTGA
- the LOC117864279 gene encoding uncharacterized CRM domain-containing protein At3g25440, chloroplastic isoform X1 has protein sequence MCLHGPRRRDVVPVTRLPIPLPQNFSRRHAPHARAAQRRSPHAVVVGGTPVSPPAAKRLELPHVSAQATARFLPRTHSRSLLRAPYCAAMASRLFLLRQTTRALRRQTSRSRPFPPSSDGGNVASSRGTLELLAPPVSSPSYTFHKVFNQDSGCFSWLQSYNLQAYHCIHTSRSVSSENQATVEPQQSPGAAVSVDNSGEPKPKRKKLKGKRAVTRFLKSLRWKKKREIQRMTAEEKILYKLKLAQKKEERLLAALKKIEPEDPSEPTHDPEVLTPEEHFYFLKMGQKSKNYVPVGRRGIYQGVILNMHLHWKRHQTLQVIVKTFTPDEVKEIATELARLSGGIVLDIQDGNTIIMYRGKNYVQPPPEIMSPKVTLPRKKALDKSKYKEKLRAVRRYIPRLEQELEDLHAQMKLAGVHKGGVGKYVASVSHNANSMAAREESSISVHKKTVSDLLSESVEGSKRLEDESSEVEDVSASESMSFSESEDLSDIFETESEEQEEDNKERPLYLDRLDKFPSENNDNEPDDFEEHLRKIASLSDKTDSPSKELKVSELDEIDKIFLRASSLLKKR, from the exons ATGTGTTTGCACGGCCCACGCAGACGAGACGTCGTCCCCGTCACCCGGCTTCCCATTCCGCTCCCGCAGAATTTCTCACGCCGCCATGCCCCGCACGCTCGAGCCGCCCAGCGCAGGAGCCCCCAcgcggtcgtcgtcggcggTACGCCCGTCTCACCGCCGGCGGCTAAGCGCCTAGAGCTTCCGCACGTTTCGGCCCAGGCGACTGCGCGATTTCTTCCACGCACTCACTCTCGCTCCCTACTGCGTGCGCCGTACTGTGCTGCCATGGCCagccgcctcttcctcctccggcagACAACAAGGGCTTTGCGGCGTCAGACATCACGATCCCGCCCGTTTCCCCCTTCGTCTGACGGTGGGAACGTGGCGTCTTCCCGCGGGACGCTGGAACTGCTCGCGCCTCCGGTCAGCTCGCCATC TTATACTTTCCACAAGGTTTTCAACCAAGATTCTGGGTGCTTCAGTTGGCTGCAAAGTTATAATCTTCAAGCCTACCATTGTATCCATACAAGTCGATCAGTTAGTAGTGAAAATCAGGCTACTGTGGAGCCTCAACAAAGTCCAGGAGCAGCTGTATCAGTTGATAATTCTGGTGAACCAAAACCGAAGAGGAAAAAGCTGAAAGGAAAGAGGGCAGTAACAAGATTTTTGAAATCCTTGagatggaaaaagaaaagggagattCAGAGAATGACTGCAGAGGAGAAGATTTTGTACAAACTGAAGCTA GCTCAAAAGAAGGAAGAGCGGCTTCTTGCAGCACTGAAAAAAATTGAACCAGAAGATCCGTCAGAACCTACACACGATCCCGAGGTGCTTACACCTGAAGAACACTTCTATTTCCTCAAGATGGGCCAAAAATCTAAAAACTATGTGCCTGTTGGAAGACGTGGAATTTACCAGGGAGTGATCTTGAACATGCACTTGCATTGGAAAAGGCACCAAACTCTCCAGGTAATTGTGAAGACATTCACACCAGATGAGGTCAAGGAAATTGCCACGGAGTTAGCCAGACTAAGTGGTGGGATTGTGCTTGACATTCAAGATGGGAACACAATTATTATGTACAGAGGGAAAAACTATGTGCAGCCACCACCAGAAATCATGTCTCCAAAAGTTACACTCCCTAGAAAAAAG GCACTGGATAAATCCAAATATAAAGAAAAGCTCAGAGCTGTTAGGCGGTACATTCCCAGGCTTGAGCAGGAGCTTGAAGATCTTCATGCGCAGATGAAGTTAGCTGGAGTGCATAAAGGAGGTGTAGGGAAATATGTTGCTTCAGTTTCACATAATGCAAACAGTATGGCAGCGAGAGAAGAATCTTCTATCTCAGTTCACAAAAAAACTGTATCTGATCTCCTGTCAGAAAGTGTCGAGGGGTCCAAGAGGTTAGAGGATGAAAGTTCTGAGGTTGAAGATGTCTCAGCTTCAGAGTCTATGTCATTTTCTGAGTCTGAGGATCTCTCTGACATTTTTGAGACAGAATCAGAGGAGCAGGAAGAAGACAACAAGGAACGCCCCTTATATCTGGATAGGCTGGATAAGTTTCCCTCAGAAAATAATGATAATGAACCAGATGATTTTGAGGAGCATCTACGGAAGATTGCTTCACTTTCTGATAAGACTGATTCACCTTCAAAGGAACTGAAAGTGTCAGAGCTTGACGAGATTGATAAAATCTTTCTGAGAGCTAGTTCACTATtaaagaaaaggtga
- the LOC117864279 gene encoding uncharacterized CRM domain-containing protein At3g25440, chloroplastic isoform X2, which yields MTAEEKILYKLKLAQKKEERLLAALKKIEPEDPSEPTHDPEVLTPEEHFYFLKMGQKSKNYVPVGRRGIYQGVILNMHLHWKRHQTLQVIVKTFTPDEVKEIATELARLSGGIVLDIQDGNTIIMYRGKNYVQPPPEIMSPKVTLPRKKALDKSKYKEKLRAVRRYIPRLEQELEDLHAQMKLAGVHKGGVGKYVASVSHNANSMAAREESSISVHKKTVSDLLSESVEGSKRLEDESSEVEDVSASESMSFSESEDLSDIFETESEEQEEDNKERPLYLDRLDKFPSENNDNEPDDFEEHLRKIASLSDKTDSPSKELKVSELDEIDKIFLRASSLLKKR from the exons ATGACTGCAGAGGAGAAGATTTTGTACAAACTGAAGCTA GCTCAAAAGAAGGAAGAGCGGCTTCTTGCAGCACTGAAAAAAATTGAACCAGAAGATCCGTCAGAACCTACACACGATCCCGAGGTGCTTACACCTGAAGAACACTTCTATTTCCTCAAGATGGGCCAAAAATCTAAAAACTATGTGCCTGTTGGAAGACGTGGAATTTACCAGGGAGTGATCTTGAACATGCACTTGCATTGGAAAAGGCACCAAACTCTCCAGGTAATTGTGAAGACATTCACACCAGATGAGGTCAAGGAAATTGCCACGGAGTTAGCCAGACTAAGTGGTGGGATTGTGCTTGACATTCAAGATGGGAACACAATTATTATGTACAGAGGGAAAAACTATGTGCAGCCACCACCAGAAATCATGTCTCCAAAAGTTACACTCCCTAGAAAAAAG GCACTGGATAAATCCAAATATAAAGAAAAGCTCAGAGCTGTTAGGCGGTACATTCCCAGGCTTGAGCAGGAGCTTGAAGATCTTCATGCGCAGATGAAGTTAGCTGGAGTGCATAAAGGAGGTGTAGGGAAATATGTTGCTTCAGTTTCACATAATGCAAACAGTATGGCAGCGAGAGAAGAATCTTCTATCTCAGTTCACAAAAAAACTGTATCTGATCTCCTGTCAGAAAGTGTCGAGGGGTCCAAGAGGTTAGAGGATGAAAGTTCTGAGGTTGAAGATGTCTCAGCTTCAGAGTCTATGTCATTTTCTGAGTCTGAGGATCTCTCTGACATTTTTGAGACAGAATCAGAGGAGCAGGAAGAAGACAACAAGGAACGCCCCTTATATCTGGATAGGCTGGATAAGTTTCCCTCAGAAAATAATGATAATGAACCAGATGATTTTGAGGAGCATCTACGGAAGATTGCTTCACTTTCTGATAAGACTGATTCACCTTCAAAGGAACTGAAAGTGTCAGAGCTTGACGAGATTGATAAAATCTTTCTGAGAGCTAGTTCACTATtaaagaaaaggtga